The sequence TGGACGGGCCTCAGCCCTGCGGCGCGAAGCGCATCGCGGCGGCGCTGGACACGCTGTCTGACGGAAGTCGCCATGCATATGCCCTTTCCTAGATCGTTACATGTAACATAAGACCGCCCCGCGAGACGTCAATGGCGCAGAGCTGATCCAATGTTCCCCTGCATTGCCCTCCCGCGCCTTATCGCGTAAAAGCCCGCGCTCGCCCGAGCCTGTGAATGGCAGGGCCTTCAGGAGAATGATCATGGGCTACAAGGTCGCCATCGTCGGTGCCACGGGCAATGTGGGCCGCGAAATGCTCGACATCCTCTCCGAGCGGGGCTTTCCCGCCGACGAGGTGGTCGCGCTCGCCTCCCGCCGTTCGGTCGGGACGGAAGTTTCGTTCGGCGACAAGACGCTCAAGGTCAAAGCCCTGGAGAACTACGATTTCACCGACACCGACATCTGCCTGATGTCGGCCGGCGGCGACGTGTCCAAGGAATGGTCGCCGAAGATCGGCCGCCAGGGCTGCGTGGTGATCGATAATTCCTCGGCGTTCCGCTACGATTCCGACGTGCCGCTGATCGTGCCGGAAGTGAACGCCGACGCGGTGAAGGGCTTCACCAAGAAGAACATCATCGCCAACCCGAACTGCTCGACCGCCCAGCTCGTCGTGGCCCTCAAGCCGCTGCACGATCTGGCGACGATCAAGCGCGTCGTCGTGGCGACCTACCAGTCCGTCTCCGGCGCCGGCAAGGACGCCATGGACGAGCTGTTCGCCCAGACCCGCGCCGTGTTCGTGTCGGACCCGGTGGAAGCCAAGAAGTTCCCCAAGCGCATCGCCTTCAACGTCATTCCTCACATCGACGTCTTCATGGAAGACGGCTACACGAAGGAAGAGTGGAAGGTGATGGTCGAGACCAAGAAGATCCTCGACCCGAAGATCAAGCTCACCTGCACCGCCGTGCGCGTTCCGGTGTTCATCTCGCACTCGGAAGCCGTGAACGTCGAGTTCGAGAAGCCGATCACCGTCGAGGAAGCCACCCACGCGCTGCGCAACGCGCCCGGCGTGCTGGTGGTCGACAAGCGCGAGCCGGGCGGCTACGTCACGCCCTACGAGGCGGCCGGCGAGGACGCCACCTATGTCTCGCGCATCCGCGAGGACGCGACGGTGGAGAACGGCCTCTCCTTCTGGTGCGTGTCGGACAATCTGCGCAAGGGCGCGGCGCTGAACGCGGTGCAGATCGCCGAAGTGCTGGTCAACCGCAAGCTGCTGAGCCCCAAGTCCGCCAAGGCGGCGTGAGCAAGCACTGCCGCCGCGACGCATGAATGCGAAAAGGGCGCCGCGGGCGCCCTTTTCCTTGCCGTTTCCGCGTCCCGGTCGATCCGGCCCGCCGCCGCGCCCTCACTTCTTCGGGGCGCAGACGAAGAAGGCCTGTGAGTTGACGGTCCAGGACAGGCGGGTAAAGGGGGAGTAGAACTCCTGCTCGATGTCGAGCATCTTGAGAATCTTGCCGCGCAGCTCGCGGAAGTCGAATCCGCGGTGCGAATGGCGGCTGTCGGGTACGCGCGGCACGGAAAGCCCCAGCGTGCCGCGCACAAGCTGGCCGAGGCTGTATTCCGGGCGCCGCCGGTGGAGCATCGCACCGCTGACCACCTTGAGCGGCAGAACCGGCCCCTGCATGATCGGCACCGAGATGACGACACGGCCCTCCGGCCGGATCGCCTGGCGCGCATCGTCCAGGAACCGCTCGACCTCGTCGCCCAGCAGATGCTCGATCACCTCGAAGCAGGTCACGAGATCGACGTCGCGAACCCGCGAAAGCTCGCTCAGATAGGTGATCGCGGGATCGGGTAGCTGGGGCATGAAGGGCTCGATCGCGATCAACCGCACATCGGGCCGCCTCTTGTGCAGGGTCGCGAGCATGTGGCCCGTGCCCGCGCCGAAATCGACGATCGCGCCACCTTCGGGAAGGAGATCACTCGAAAGCGAAACCGACCTCGCATAACGTTGGGTATGCGCGAAGCGCGCTATCGGGTTTGGATTTTCGAGCGTCTGGGTTTCGTAGGAAACGATACGTGACACCGTGCGCTCCGCCTCTGGCCGCCCCTGCGGACTTCCCGCCCACCTGCCACCGGCTTCCCACTGGCGCGTTTCCAGCCTACCCGAAAGGCTGGGGCACGCAAAGCCGCGCCCGCAACGACGGCCGTGCAGAAGTCCGCTCCGAGAGGGAGGCGATGGGCGATGCCGCCATTTTGCCGGACTTCGCGACCATCTCTTTGTTTCTCACCCGCTCGGGATGTCTGACGTGCTCAGAATTGTCGCTCTCGCCCTTCTCGCCTGCACACTCGCCACCCCCGCGCTCGCCCATCCCCATGTGTGGGTCGAGGTGCGCTCCGAGCTGGACTACGCACCCGACGGCAAGCTCGCCGGGGTGCGCCATCACTGGAAGTTCGACGAGGCCTTCTCGACCTATGCGCTGCAGGGGCTGGAGACCACGCCCGACGGCAAGCCGAGCGAGAAGACGCTGAAGGAACTGGCGCAGGTGAACATCGATTCCCTCCAGGAATTCGACTATTTCACCTATGCCAAGCGCGGCAAGCAGGCCGCCGCCTTCCTGCCGCCGAAGGACTATTCGCTGACCTTTGACGGCACGGCGCTGACGCTGCACTTCACCCTGCCCCTCGCCAATCCGCCGGCGAAGAAGGGCGCGCTCACCCTCGATGTCTACGACCCGACCTATTTCGTCGCCTTCCAGCTCGCCGACGAGACACCGGTGACGCTGGCCGGAGCGGCCGATGGCTGCGCGCTTACCCTGCACCGGCCGGACCCCGCCGCCAGCCAGTCGAGCACCACCCTGTCGGAAGGCTTCTTCAACGCCCTCACCTCGGCCAGCGAGTTCGGCTCGCAATTTGCCAACCGCGTCACGGTGACGTGCTCGTGAGACCTCGCCTGCATCTGGCACTGCTGGCCGTCGCGGCCGGCTGGCTCAGCCTGCATCCCGCCTTCGCCCAGAGCCCGTTCGGCGTCGGCGCCCCGCCCGCGCCGGACGCCGGCGGCGGCATTGCCGGCTTCATCCTCGCCAAGCAGGCGGAATTCTACCGGCTGCTCACCTCGGCGGTGCGGGCCTCGAAGGCGGACGGCAACGCGCTGTTCCTGCTCGGCGGCATCTCCTTCGCCTATGGCGTCTTCCACGCTGCCGGCCCCGGCCACGGCAAGGCGGTGATCTCGTCCTATCTGCTCGCCAACGAGGCGACGCTGAAGCGCGGCATCGGCCTCGCCTTCGCGAGCGCGCTGGCGCAGGCGCTGACCGCGATACTGGTCGCCGGCCTGCTGGCGGCGCTGATCGGCGCCACCGCCGCCTCGATGAGCCGGGCGGTCTATGTCATCGAGCTCGCCGCCTACGGCCTGATCGTGCTGATCGGCCTGCGGCTCGCCCTTGTGAAAGGGCGCGGCCTTCTCGCGGCCTGGCGCGGCACGCCTGCCCACCTGCACGGCCCCGGCTGCGACTGCGGCGACGACCACGCCCATATGCCGGCCCCGGCGGATCTGCCGAAGGGCGGCGGCTGGCGCGAATGGTGGGGGGCGGTGCTGTCGGTCGGACTGCGCCCCTGCTCGGGCGCCATCCTCGTGCTGGTCTTCGCGCTGGCGCAGGGCATCTTCTGGGTCGGCGCCGCCGCGACGCTGATGATGGGCGTCGGCACGGCGCTCACCGTCAGCGCCATCGCCACGCTCGCGGTGTTCGCCAAGCACGCGGCCGTGCGGCTCGCCGCCAACCGCCCCGGGTCGACCGGCGCCGTCGTTTTGCGCGGCGTGGAATTCCTCGCCGCACTGGCGCTGGTCGCCTTCGGGCTGGCGCTGCTGTCCGGCTTCATGATCAGCGAGCGGCTGACGCTGGGCTGAGTCGGCGCTCGCCTTGCCGTCATCCCGGACGGCCGAAGGCCGATCCGGGATCGCCCGCGAAAGGAAAGGCGGTCCCGGCACTCGCTGCGCTCGGCCGGGATGACGAGATGAGGGAGGGCCTCAGTCCTTGAGATAATCGTAGACCACCTTGCCGAGACCGAGGGTGAGGTCGGTGCGGAAATGGGCGGCCGAGATCACCTCGAGCACCGGCAGCTTGGCGACGTCCGCAAGCGCGTGCGGGAACAGGCCGAGCGCCGCCGGGCCGGTCCACGCCTCCTTCACCACGAGGTCTTCCAGATAGTACTCGACCAGCTCGCACACCCGCGCGGTGCCGTCGACATGCGGGATGATCTTGATCATCCAGTTCGGCCCCAGCAGCGACTTGTGCAGGGCGTCCTTGTCGAGCTCCTGATACTTGTAGCCCATGGTGGCGGAGGTCACGAGAACGCTGCCGTAATGCAGCGTGCCGACCAGCGTGTCGCTCTCGACCGCGAAGCGGGTCTTGGCGAGCTTCTTGGGGAAGCCCCACAGCTCGCGCCCGCCGGCGATGGGCGCCTCGTCGTCGAGATACATGGAGTGGACGTAGCCGCCCTTCACGCCGTTCAGCTCGACCGGGATCACCTGCCCCGTCTCGGTGTAGTCGCCGAAGCCGGTGGAATCCGGCATGCGGATGAACTCGTACTTCACGATGGGCTCGACCACCTTGAGCGGCTCGGGCACCACCTTCGCGAGCGCCTCCGGATCGGTCCGGTAGGTGATGACGAAGAACTCGCGGTTGAAGAACTTGTACGGTCCCTTGGGATAGGACGGGCTCGTCAGCGGCATGGAATAGGCGGTGCGGCGAACGTCCTCGATCTTCATGGCAGGCCCTCGAACTGAAACGATGGGCGAAAGCCTAGTCGACTCTACCGCGCCGCAACAGGGCAAACCGCGTCACCGCGCCGTCACAGCACGAGGAGGCCGCCCGCCTCGCCCTCGGTGGCGATGGCGATCTCCCCGCCATCGGCGCGCCAGGCGATGGCGCTCACCGGCGCCCCGTCCGGCGCGCGCAGCAGGATCTCGGCGCCGTCCGAAAGGCGCACCATCATCGCCAGCCCGTCATCATAGCCGCAGGCGATGATCTCCTCCTTCGGGTGGGCGGCGACCGCGCTGACGCGAGTGTCGCGCGGGGCGAGCATGGTCGGCTGCTTGCCCATCGGCCCCTCCTTGCTGGCGAAGGGCCACAGGATCACCTCGCCGGAGCCGGAGGTGGCGAGGAAGCGCCCGCCGACGGTGAACTCCATCGAGCGCACGCGCGAGGGATAGCCCGACATGCGCATATGCGCGCCGTCCGGCAGGCGCCAGCCGTGCAGCGCCGCCTCCTGCATGGTGGTGACGACGAAGCGCGCCTCCGGATGCCAGAGCACGCCGCGATGCGAGCCCT comes from Ancylobacter sp. TS-1 and encodes:
- a CDS encoding aspartate-semialdehyde dehydrogenase, whose amino-acid sequence is MGYKVAIVGATGNVGREMLDILSERGFPADEVVALASRRSVGTEVSFGDKTLKVKALENYDFTDTDICLMSAGGDVSKEWSPKIGRQGCVVIDNSSAFRYDSDVPLIVPEVNADAVKGFTKKNIIANPNCSTAQLVVALKPLHDLATIKRVVVATYQSVSGAGKDAMDELFAQTRAVFVSDPVEAKKFPKRIAFNVIPHIDVFMEDGYTKEEWKVMVETKKILDPKIKLTCTAVRVPVFISHSEAVNVEFEKPITVEEATHALRNAPGVLVVDKREPGGYVTPYEAAGEDATYVSRIREDATVENGLSFWCVSDNLRKGAALNAVQIAEVLVNRKLLSPKSAKAA
- a CDS encoding bifunctional 2-polyprenyl-6-hydroxyphenol methylase/3-demethylubiquinol 3-O-methyltransferase UbiG, which encodes MSRIVSYETQTLENPNPIARFAHTQRYARSVSLSSDLLPEGGAIVDFGAGTGHMLATLHKRRPDVRLIAIEPFMPQLPDPAITYLSELSRVRDVDLVTCFEVIEHLLGDEVERFLDDARQAIRPEGRVVISVPIMQGPVLPLKVVSGAMLHRRRPEYSLGQLVRGTLGLSVPRVPDSRHSHRGFDFRELRGKILKMLDIEQEFYSPFTRLSWTVNSQAFFVCAPKK
- a CDS encoding DUF1007 family protein, producing MLRIVALALLACTLATPALAHPHVWVEVRSELDYAPDGKLAGVRHHWKFDEAFSTYALQGLETTPDGKPSEKTLKELAQVNIDSLQEFDYFTYAKRGKQAAAFLPPKDYSLTFDGTALTLHFTLPLANPPAKKGALTLDVYDPTYFVAFQLADETPVTLAGAADGCALTLHRPDPAASQSSTTLSEGFFNALTSASEFGSQFANRVTVTCS
- a CDS encoding nickel/cobalt transporter produces the protein MRPRLHLALLAVAAGWLSLHPAFAQSPFGVGAPPAPDAGGGIAGFILAKQAEFYRLLTSAVRASKADGNALFLLGGISFAYGVFHAAGPGHGKAVISSYLLANEATLKRGIGLAFASALAQALTAILVAGLLAALIGATAASMSRAVYVIELAAYGLIVLIGLRLALVKGRGLLAAWRGTPAHLHGPGCDCGDDHAHMPAPADLPKGGGWREWWGAVLSVGLRPCSGAILVLVFALAQGIFWVGAAATLMMGVGTALTVSAIATLAVFAKHAAVRLAANRPGSTGAVVLRGVEFLAALALVAFGLALLSGFMISERLTLG
- a CDS encoding acetoacetate decarboxylase, which produces MKIEDVRRTAYSMPLTSPSYPKGPYKFFNREFFVITYRTDPEALAKVVPEPLKVVEPIVKYEFIRMPDSTGFGDYTETGQVIPVELNGVKGGYVHSMYLDDEAPIAGGRELWGFPKKLAKTRFAVESDTLVGTLHYGSVLVTSATMGYKYQELDKDALHKSLLGPNWMIKIIPHVDGTARVCELVEYYLEDLVVKEAWTGPAALGLFPHALADVAKLPVLEVISAAHFRTDLTLGLGKVVYDYLKD